From Denitrovibrio acetiphilus DSM 12809, the proteins below share one genomic window:
- a CDS encoding YifB family Mg chelatase-like AAA ATPase encodes MFSKVFSAHVNGIDAELVEVETDIGSMGLPSFSMVGLADAAVRESRDRVRAALKNININVFAKPITINLAPADFKKDGTYFDLPVAVGLALSGGCLTGSAQDVLFAGELSLDGRLRGVNGILSITLCAKGAGFKKIAVPKQNADEAAIVSGIEVYPFETLDNVLHFINEPDSYTPHKVDIKELFKKNSFYKENFAEVKGQLVARRCAEIAAAGMHNLLMIGAPGSGKTMIARRLPGIMPDMSLDEAIETTKIHSVAGLVRNSKDLKSTRPFFAPHHTSSNVALIGGTSKATPGQVSLATNGVLFLDEFLEFSRGVLETLRQPLEDGEVTIARAARTVTYPAKFMLAAAANPCPCGYLGDKNKECTCTQSQIQKYRSRLSGPLMDRIDLHVEVHSVDIKDLSSMSDGESSENIRERVKKAHEIQNARSGVFNSRLTEKELKKHCKLDAQGQKIIETAAKKYSLSARAYSKLLKTSRTIADLEDAADIQPKHLLESLQYRMLTD; translated from the coding sequence ATGTTTTCCAAAGTTTTCAGCGCACATGTAAATGGTATTGATGCGGAGTTGGTAGAGGTTGAAACAGATATCGGCTCTATGGGGCTCCCCTCTTTCAGCATGGTCGGACTGGCTGATGCCGCCGTCAGGGAGAGCCGTGACAGAGTGCGTGCCGCTTTGAAAAATATTAATATAAACGTCTTTGCAAAACCTATAACGATCAACCTAGCCCCTGCCGACTTTAAAAAGGACGGAACATATTTTGATCTGCCCGTTGCCGTGGGGCTTGCCCTTTCCGGTGGATGCCTCACTGGATCTGCTCAGGATGTGCTATTCGCAGGCGAACTTTCTCTGGACGGACGCCTGCGCGGTGTCAACGGCATACTGTCTATAACATTATGCGCTAAAGGTGCCGGTTTCAAAAAGATAGCAGTGCCCAAACAAAATGCTGATGAAGCCGCAATAGTCAGCGGCATAGAGGTCTACCCTTTTGAAACGCTGGACAATGTCCTGCATTTTATAAATGAACCAGACAGCTACACTCCTCATAAAGTTGATATTAAAGAACTTTTCAAGAAAAATAGCTTTTACAAAGAAAATTTCGCAGAAGTTAAAGGTCAGCTTGTGGCAAGACGCTGTGCGGAGATAGCAGCAGCGGGCATGCACAACCTGCTCATGATTGGTGCACCGGGAAGCGGAAAAACGATGATTGCCCGCAGACTGCCCGGCATAATGCCAGACATGTCACTTGATGAAGCAATCGAAACCACAAAGATTCATTCCGTGGCGGGTCTTGTAAGAAACTCTAAAGACCTGAAAAGCACTCGCCCTTTTTTCGCACCACACCACACGAGCAGCAACGTCGCCCTCATAGGCGGTACATCCAAAGCAACACCTGGGCAGGTCAGCCTTGCCACCAACGGCGTGCTCTTTCTCGATGAATTCCTGGAATTCAGCAGGGGAGTGCTTGAAACACTGCGTCAGCCTCTTGAAGACGGCGAAGTGACCATAGCAAGAGCTGCAAGGACTGTTACCTACCCTGCAAAATTTATGCTGGCAGCGGCAGCGAACCCATGCCCCTGCGGATACCTAGGCGATAAAAATAAAGAGTGCACATGCACCCAGTCACAAATACAAAAATACCGGTCAAGACTCTCCGGCCCCCTGATGGACAGGATTGATCTTCACGTGGAAGTCCACTCTGTTGATATCAAAGACCTTTCAAGTATGTCTGACGGCGAATCATCAGAAAATATAAGAGAGCGGGTAAAAAAGGCACACGAAATCCAAAATGCCCGTTCAGGTGTTTTCAACAGCAGACTAACTGAAAAGGAGCTGAAAAAACACTGCAAACTTGACGCACAGGGGCAAAAGATCATAGAAACAGCAGCGAAAAAATATTCTCTGTCTGCCCGTGCCTATTCCAAACTGCTGAAGACCTCCAGAACTATTGCAGATCTGGAAGATGCCGCAGACATCCAGCCAAAGCACCTTCTCGAATCTCTTCAGTACCGTATGCTTACAGATTAA
- a CDS encoding ATP-binding protein — translation MIICRIIFTLVVVFVFYSSSYSNETDHDIYLHIDMPNSEVQLTTEEIEYIKKKKELILCTDPNWMPYEKFEDNGDYIGIAADYHKIISHLTGLKYNILHTSTWSETIANAKAGKCDLLSILNKTPERDKYLNFTKSYISSPSVFVTRERDKFINGMGDLRGKTLVIVEGYMVDEIIRSEHPDINRIYAPNIKEALRMVSRGKAFATTGSLLEMSYNIRQMGLLNLKITGDAKFGFELKIGVIKDDPLLLGIMEKALSSIGKEERHRILNKWISINYQKSHDYRFIIKIVIGFLLVIAVIAGKFILTSKYNKKLLALNKELTKAKEALQHANKDLENEITAETTRRLENERLLMQQSKLASMGDMIGAIAHQWRQPLNAVGLIIQDIEDAYETNSLTEDVLRNDTHGAMEIIMQMSDTINDFSNFFKPDKSSECFKVCKTINDVATMMFPQLRNHSIRLHLGCMGKDLDGLIKKDTDPFDCCTSYCVHGYPNEFKHVILNIIKNAMDAMDEIDNTKDKLIEVNINNHNDTETLISIRDNGGGIPENVAPRIFEPYFSTKSESKGVGIGLYMSKQIIENMGGKMWFENTGDGVIFYIKLTLCTHPQ, via the coding sequence ATGATAATTTGCAGAATAATCTTTACTCTTGTTGTTGTATTCGTTTTTTACTCTTCATCATACTCAAACGAAACTGATCATGACATTTATCTGCATATAGACATGCCGAACAGTGAAGTACAGCTAACCACAGAAGAAATCGAATATATTAAAAAGAAAAAAGAATTGATTCTGTGTACTGATCCTAACTGGATGCCATACGAAAAATTTGAAGATAACGGCGACTATATAGGCATAGCTGCGGATTACCATAAAATCATCAGCCACCTGACAGGACTGAAATACAACATTTTACACACATCAACATGGTCGGAAACTATTGCAAATGCAAAAGCCGGAAAGTGTGACCTGTTGTCAATACTAAACAAAACTCCCGAGAGGGACAAGTACCTTAATTTTACCAAGTCATACATAAGCTCCCCTTCTGTCTTTGTGACCAGAGAGAGGGACAAATTTATAAACGGCATGGGTGACCTGCGCGGAAAAACACTTGTCATCGTCGAAGGGTATATGGTGGATGAAATAATCCGTTCCGAACATCCGGACATAAACCGTATATATGCACCAAATATCAAGGAAGCACTTAGGATGGTCAGCAGAGGGAAGGCTTTTGCAACTACCGGATCATTGCTTGAAATGTCTTATAATATCCGCCAGATGGGACTTCTGAACCTTAAAATTACAGGTGATGCAAAATTCGGCTTCGAACTTAAGATAGGCGTTATAAAAGATGACCCTCTGCTTCTAGGCATAATGGAAAAAGCTCTGAGCAGCATCGGCAAAGAAGAAAGACACAGAATACTGAACAAGTGGATATCAATAAATTATCAAAAAAGCCACGATTATAGATTCATCATTAAAATAGTCATCGGCTTCCTTCTCGTAATAGCAGTAATTGCAGGAAAATTCATTTTAACATCTAAATATAACAAAAAGCTTCTCGCACTCAACAAAGAACTTACAAAAGCTAAAGAAGCTCTCCAGCACGCTAACAAAGACCTCGAAAATGAAATTACAGCAGAAACAACGCGTCGGCTGGAAAACGAAAGACTCCTTATGCAGCAGTCTAAGCTTGCATCCATGGGGGATATGATAGGTGCTATTGCACACCAGTGGAGACAGCCTCTGAACGCTGTAGGGCTCATCATACAGGACATTGAAGACGCATATGAAACAAACTCTCTCACAGAAGATGTCCTCCGCAACGACACCCATGGAGCAATGGAAATCATTATGCAGATGTCTGACACCATTAATGACTTCAGTAACTTTTTCAAACCTGACAAGAGCTCTGAATGCTTTAAGGTATGCAAAACAATAAATGATGTAGCCACAATGATGTTTCCTCAGCTCAGAAACCACAGCATAAGACTGCACCTTGGCTGCATGGGGAAAGATCTTGATGGACTCATAAAAAAAGACACGGATCCATTCGACTGCTGCACAAGCTATTGTGTTCACGGATACCCTAACGAGTTTAAACATGTAATACTTAACATTATTAAAAACGCAATGGATGCTATGGACGAAATAGACAATACAAAAGATAAGCTGATAGAGGTAAACATCAACAACCACAACGACACTGAAACGCTCATATCTATCAGGGACAACGGAGGAGGGATACCCGAAAATGTCGCACCGAGAATTTTTGAACCATATTTCAGCACGAAATCAGAAAGTAAAGGGGTTGGGATTGGTCTTTATATGTCGAAACAGATAATAGAAAATATGGGGGGGAAGATGTGGTTTGAAAACACCGGGGACGGCGTCATTTTTTACATAAAGCTTACTCTCTGCACCCATCCGCAATAG
- a CDS encoding SHOCT domain-containing protein, producing the protein MHGLHYPAGGLTGLMILIVLIIVAYRIIKGNPSEKPDKTAREILDERYARGEIDAQQYKEQKKNISE; encoded by the coding sequence ATGCATGGCTTACACTATCCGGCTGGCGGACTTACAGGGCTTATGATATTGATTGTCCTTATAATAGTTGCTTACAGGATTATTAAAGGGAACCCTTCAGAGAAGCCAGACAAAACCGCCAGAGAGATTCTTGACGAACGCTACGCCAGAGGCGAAATAGATGCGCAGCAGTATAAAGAACAAAAGAAAAATATTTCAGAATAA
- a CDS encoding DUF3108 domain-containing protein, protein MRSSIKNKRKIFQNKFCLTVIVLSMISLNIAYAESLKVCYEASLLFKVGESCIEYQLSEGDILKLESKQHTTGIVDAASHLEQRVTADIALNPLVSRYLYFYEKNKRKSMTHHYMFQERLIYSGNSFRYKDHRYKNARKTFDKEGVLDPAAAVMYFQLNMNAGEGSLKTFFEGKYIDITYSEEGHEEITFNGEKYGCSVIDFVVPVSTSSLVTPTGVWRIYIDDETGIIMRLELKFPLGSAKLKPVSITGDMEILKKYIARPSKTGLINVVESTVRD, encoded by the coding sequence ATGCGCAGCAGTATAAAGAACAAAAGAAAAATATTTCAGAATAAATTCTGCCTGACGGTCATAGTTTTGTCTATGATCAGCCTGAACATCGCTTATGCAGAATCATTAAAGGTTTGTTACGAGGCATCCCTGCTGTTTAAAGTAGGTGAGTCGTGTATTGAGTATCAGTTGTCTGAAGGTGACATACTTAAGCTGGAAAGCAAACAGCACACGACCGGGATTGTAGATGCCGCAAGCCACCTTGAGCAGAGGGTTACTGCGGACATAGCTCTAAACCCGCTGGTCAGCAGATATCTGTACTTTTACGAAAAAAATAAACGCAAGAGCATGACACACCATTATATGTTTCAGGAAAGGCTGATCTATTCCGGCAACAGTTTTCGTTACAAAGACCACAGATACAAAAACGCCAGAAAAACTTTTGACAAAGAAGGCGTTTTAGACCCTGCCGCTGCTGTTATGTATTTTCAGCTGAATATGAACGCAGGCGAAGGAAGCCTTAAGACATTTTTCGAAGGGAAATACATCGACATTACTTACAGTGAGGAAGGTCATGAAGAGATAACGTTTAATGGTGAGAAATACGGATGTTCGGTCATAGATTTTGTAGTGCCTGTTTCGACCTCAAGCCTTGTCACCCCCACTGGGGTATGGCGCATTTATATTGATGACGAAACCGGAATCATCATGAGGCTGGAGCTTAAGTTTCCTCTCGGGAGTGCGAAGCTCAAACCTGTTTCGATAACAGGTGACATGGAAATCCTTAAAAAGTATATCGCCCGACCATCAAAGACCGGGCTTATAAATGTAGTAGAATCCACCGTTCGGGATTAA
- the sppA gene encoding signal peptide peptidase SppA: protein MKKILKFLSKAIIVVVVIAVVLRIIVVMSGEGEDVIMSNSIAVLRLEGVIIDTKDLDKKLKKLDANEKVKGIILEINSPGGVIAPTQVIYNRIMKMKKPVYAVMESVAASGGYYIAVAADEVYALESTTTGSIGVIMQYSNVEELMSKIGIKSVVFKSGKLKDVPSPTRDLSYSEKEYMQAMISEFYEQFLRDVLKRRSISEDKLRDLADGRVFSGRQAVELKLIDKIGTREEAVVDMKNELGIQDLEVKELYDKDESLLSQLFTKAAVLRSELIPNGGFYYIYKPGL, encoded by the coding sequence ATGAAAAAAATCCTTAAATTTCTTTCTAAAGCAATAATAGTAGTTGTTGTAATCGCAGTGGTTCTCCGCATAATTGTCGTTATGTCCGGAGAGGGCGAAGACGTTATAATGTCTAACAGCATAGCTGTCCTCCGCCTTGAAGGTGTCATTATTGACACAAAAGACCTGGACAAAAAGCTGAAAAAACTGGATGCAAACGAAAAAGTAAAAGGAATTATCCTTGAGATAAACTCCCCTGGGGGAGTGATTGCACCAACGCAGGTTATCTATAACCGTATAATGAAGATGAAAAAGCCCGTGTATGCAGTCATGGAATCAGTCGCAGCGTCCGGCGGATATTATATAGCTGTTGCAGCGGACGAGGTTTATGCTCTTGAAAGCACCACTACAGGCAGCATCGGCGTTATAATGCAGTATTCAAATGTTGAAGAGCTTATGAGCAAGATAGGTATCAAAAGTGTCGTTTTCAAAAGCGGAAAGCTTAAAGATGTACCCTCACCTACAAGAGACCTTTCATACTCTGAAAAAGAATATATGCAGGCAATGATAAGTGAATTTTATGAACAATTCCTCCGTGACGTACTTAAAAGACGCAGCATCAGCGAAGACAAATTAAGAGACCTTGCAGACGGACGTGTATTCAGCGGACGTCAGGCTGTTGAGTTAAAACTTATAGACAAAATAGGCACCAGAGAAGAAGCCGTTGTGGATATGAAAAATGAGCTGGGCATACAGGATCTCGAAGTTAAAGAGCTGTATGATAAAGACGAGTCACTGCTAAGCCAGCTTTTCACCAAAGCAGCTGTTCTCAGGTCAGAATTAATCCCGAACGGTGGATTCTACTACATTTATAAGCCCGGTCTTTGA
- a CDS encoding sodium:calcium antiporter has product MDYILFTLSAAIVVGAGVKLSEYGDALAAVTGLGRSFIGITLLALFTSLPELISTIGALTLVDSPNLAFGNVYGSNMFNMFTIFLLDAVFRKTDVYDGISESNILTALYACLVTVLSVLGFYIKIYIGPISVVTLIIIVLFLYSSYISYKVLEKDDDDDDDTDMTLAGVSWRMGIAALAIVFAGLLMSKTADAIAFQTGLGDSFVGSFFLAVVTSLPEVAACYGAIRVGSVNMAMGNLFGSNLFNMAIIPVADIIYVKGPIFNYVAKGHIVAAIFATIAILIPIIGIRERNFRIRIFGVAFHSYSLVVLYMVYSVYLYMVR; this is encoded by the coding sequence TTGGATTATATCCTTTTTACGCTATCTGCAGCGATTGTAGTCGGCGCCGGAGTAAAACTATCAGAGTATGGTGATGCTCTGGCCGCCGTTACTGGTCTTGGCAGAAGCTTCATAGGCATAACGCTTCTGGCTTTATTCACCTCTTTGCCGGAGCTTATCTCCACAATCGGCGCGCTGACATTGGTAGACTCGCCAAACCTTGCATTTGGCAACGTTTACGGATCCAACATGTTTAACATGTTTACTATATTTCTTCTGGATGCAGTGTTCCGCAAAACTGACGTTTATGATGGAATCAGTGAATCAAACATCCTGACAGCTTTATATGCATGTTTAGTCACAGTTCTTTCTGTGCTCGGTTTTTACATCAAAATATATATCGGACCGATATCTGTTGTAACACTTATCATCATCGTACTCTTTCTTTATTCATCCTATATCTCCTATAAGGTGCTTGAAAAAGATGACGATGATGACGATGATACGGACATGACTCTTGCAGGTGTCTCGTGGAGAATGGGCATCGCGGCTCTTGCCATAGTATTTGCTGGGCTACTGATGAGCAAAACGGCAGATGCCATCGCTTTCCAGACGGGGCTGGGTGACAGCTTTGTCGGGTCATTCTTTCTGGCGGTAGTAACATCTCTGCCGGAGGTCGCCGCATGTTATGGGGCAATCAGAGTCGGCTCAGTAAACATGGCTATGGGGAACCTTTTCGGTTCCAACCTCTTCAACATGGCAATCATACCAGTTGCAGATATTATATATGTCAAAGGACCGATATTTAATTATGTGGCAAAAGGGCACATTGTCGCCGCAATTTTCGCCACAATAGCTATTCTTATACCGATAATAGGAATCAGAGAGCGAAACTTCCGCATCAGAATCTTTGGCGTTGCTTTCCATTCGTACTCATTAGTGGTACTCTACATGGTGTACAGCGTTTATTTATATATGGTGAGATAA